The Acidobacteriota bacterium DNA window CTCGCCGTGCCACGCCGCCTTGAGATCCTCCACTTCCATGATGTTGGCCACGGGCCGGCGCCACGCCACGCAGGGGAAGATGTCCCCGTAGGGATCGATCGTCAGCGTCGTCCGGCCGGTCCCGCAGTTTTGCTTCATTTTCGCCACCGGCCGGGGCCTGAGCCCCTTCTCTCCCCGCTTCATCTTTTCCACGAAGAAGGAAACGAGGAACTCCCGATCGGCCGCCAGCGACAGCGGCGACAGGTCGCCGTCGTCGGTCGGCGTGATGTTCGTGTCGTAGGTCACCGGGTAGCCGAAGCGACGTCCGATCTCGTCGATCGCTTCGAGCTGGTTCTGGTTCAGCCGGGTGATGGGGGTCTTGAGCGCCACCTTCACACCGAGATCGGAGAGGTGCCCCAGCGCGACCATCAGCTTGTCGAACGAACCGGCGATTCCCGTCAGCCGGTCGTGCGTCGCGGCATCGGCGCCGTGAAGGCTGATTTCGGTCTGGAACGGCGACAGGGAGGCGTAGCGCTCGGCCCGGGCGCGATCGGCGAGCAGCACCCCGTTCGTGTACGTCTTCAAGACCAGACCGCGCTCCCGCACCCCTTCCGCGATGCGGAAGAAATCGCGGTGGCACATCGGCTCCCCGCCGGTGAGGATGACGTTGAACGTGCCCGCCTGCTTGAGCTTGTCGAGAACCTCCAGCCACTGGTCGCCGTCGAGCTCGCGCCGCTGTTTGGGGGCGTTGTAGCAGAACGAGCAGAGGAGATTGCACTTGTAGGTCAGCTCGAGCTGGGCGGTGAGAGGCCGCGACTCTTCGTAGGCCCGCTCCAGAAGGCGCGACAACGGTGTGGCCATTTCGGTCCTCCCCGGCCGCCCGCGCTCGCCGCTCACGGTCCGGCGCGGCGGACGGCGCCGCG harbors:
- a CDS encoding radical SAM protein, producing MATPLSRLLERAYEESRPLTAQLELTYKCNLLCSFCYNAPKQRRELDGDQWLEVLDKLKQAGTFNVILTGGEPMCHRDFFRIAEGVRERGLVLKTYTNGVLLADRARAERYASLSPFQTEISLHGADAATHDRLTGIAGSFDKLMVALGHLSDLGVKVALKTPITRLNQNQLEAIDEIGRRFGYPVTYDTNITPTDDGDLSPLSLAADREFLVSFFVEKMKRGEKGLRPRPVAKMKQNCGTGRTTLTIDPYGDIFPCVAWRRPVANIMEVEDLKAAWHGENPTLAYVRKVADEVPRRTLSGRPEGGFASFCPAVAEKETGDPYAFYPAARVSGLTKLEAVRRVRGKEADEAEDPVADGGSPT